Proteins found in one Amycolatopsis umgeniensis genomic segment:
- a CDS encoding M15 family metallopeptidase, with translation MPKTFRRALAAAALAVLTAIPTPAQASEASSEFVALSDVAPTILHEIRYRGQHNFVGRKIDGYVQPLCILTRQAAEGLRTAQRRLLRQGYTLKVYDCYRPQRAVDHFVRWAKDLSDEKMKAEFYPNVAKDRLFADGYIAEKSGHSRGSTVDLTIVKLPPRPQRPYRPGEALTPCFAPDRFPDNMVDMGTGYDCFDTLSHTEDPRITGEARANRQLLKGTLAAAGFRNLAEEWWHYTFNGEPFPDTYFDFPVSRHSLTCGPLAPDRV, from the coding sequence ATGCCGAAGACGTTCAGAAGGGCATTGGCCGCTGCCGCCCTCGCCGTACTCACCGCGATTCCCACGCCCGCCCAAGCTTCTGAGGCTTCGTCAGAGTTCGTGGCGCTCTCCGATGTGGCGCCGACGATCCTGCACGAGATCCGGTACCGCGGTCAGCACAACTTCGTCGGCCGGAAGATCGACGGGTACGTCCAACCGCTGTGCATCCTGACCCGGCAAGCCGCCGAGGGGTTGCGCACGGCGCAACGGCGGCTGCTGCGGCAGGGCTACACGCTGAAGGTGTACGACTGCTACCGGCCGCAGCGCGCCGTCGACCACTTCGTCCGGTGGGCCAAGGACCTCTCCGACGAGAAGATGAAGGCGGAGTTCTATCCGAACGTGGCGAAGGACCGCCTGTTCGCCGACGGGTACATCGCGGAGAAGTCCGGGCACAGCCGCGGGAGCACGGTGGACCTGACGATCGTGAAGCTGCCGCCTCGGCCTCAGCGCCCCTATCGGCCCGGCGAGGCGCTGACTCCGTGCTTCGCGCCGGACCGATTCCCGGACAACATGGTCGACATGGGGACCGGCTACGACTGCTTCGACACGCTCTCGCACACCGAGGACCCGCGGATCACCGGCGAGGCCCGGGCGAACCGGCAACTGCTCAAGGGCACGCTCGCGGCGGCCGGGTTCCGGAACCTCGCCGAGGAGTGGTGGCACTACACGTTCAACGGGGAGCCGTTCCCGGACACCTACTTCGACTTCCCCGTCTCCCGGCACTCCCTGACCTGCGGCCCCCTCGCCCCGGATCGCGTTTAG
- a CDS encoding GNAT family N-acetyltransferase: protein MTWSFEVTPVDHPDAARLLREYLDEIASRFYGRQITDDELDAALEEHHSRNLTPPTGAFLLAWRDGVLAGCAGLRVAAPDITELTRVFLRKSERGKGGAALLVAAAEDVARGLGATLIRLDTRDDLVEARALYTRLGYETVEPFNDEPYAHHYFAKSLAAALPDRV, encoded by the coding sequence ATGACCTGGAGCTTCGAAGTCACCCCCGTCGATCACCCGGACGCCGCCCGGCTGCTGCGCGAGTACCTGGACGAGATCGCGTCCCGCTTCTACGGGCGCCAGATCACCGACGACGAGCTCGACGCCGCGCTCGAGGAGCACCACAGCCGGAATCTGACCCCGCCGACCGGCGCGTTCCTCCTCGCGTGGCGCGACGGGGTGCTCGCCGGTTGCGCCGGGCTGCGGGTCGCCGCTCCCGACATCACCGAGCTCACCCGCGTCTTCCTGCGCAAGTCCGAGCGGGGCAAGGGCGGCGCGGCGCTGCTCGTGGCCGCCGCCGAGGACGTCGCCCGCGGCCTCGGGGCCACGCTGATCCGCCTCGACACCCGTGACGACCTCGTCGAGGCGAGGGCTCTGTACACGCGCCTCGGCTACGAAACGGTCGAGCCCTTCAACGACGAGCCGTACGCCCATCACTACTTCGCGAAGTCCCTGGCCGCGGCCCTGCCGGATCGCGTTTAG